One genomic window of Solanum dulcamara chromosome 12, daSolDulc1.2, whole genome shotgun sequence includes the following:
- the LOC129876639 gene encoding protein BPS1, chloroplastic-like isoform X2 has translation MTQAISTLCAIHTDVKTLITELELPVCDWDEKWIDVYLDNSVKLLDICIAFSSDISRLNQGHLYLQCGLHNLDGTSNQFMKARSSLDGWKQHIFSKNPRLENCFAILDSLTESLNLPKIKNSAKGKVLMRAMYGVRVVTVFILSMFAVTFSGSTKELKDLQVHETCLWTEAFVDVRDFISKEIRTIYSSGRITALKELEVVDTSVKKLYPLIQDGVVDPNEAEQLQLLTSNLTEKAEKLSGGLDLLAKEADRFFHILLTGRDSLLCNLRIGSTVSNTAEANNNNIERKEVR, from the coding sequence ATGACACAAGCAATAAGTACACTTTGTGCAATTCATACAGACGTGAAAACTCTCATTACTGAACTTGAACTTCCCGTATGTGATTGGGATGAGAAGTGGATAGATGTGTACTTGGACAACAGTGTGAAGTTGCTGGACATTTGCATTGCTTTCAGCTCTGATATCTCAAGGCTTAATCAAGGACACCTTTATCTTCAGTGTGGCTTGCATAACTTGGATGGAACCTCAAACCAGTTCATGAAGGCTCGTTCCTCATTGGACGGATGGAAGCAGCATATCTTTTCAAAGAACCCAAGACTAGAGAATTGTTTTGCCATCTTGGACAGCCTCACCGAGTCACTGAACCTACCTAAGATCAAAAATTCTGCAAAAGGTAAGGTTCTAATGCGGGCAATGTATGGAGTGAGGGTAGTAACTGTGTTCATATTAAGCATGTTTGCTGTCACATTTTCCGGTTCTACAAAGGAGTTGAAAGACCTGCAGGTTCATGAGACTTGCTTGTGGACAGAAGCATTTGTTGATGTTCGTGATTTTATTAGTAAGGAGATCAGGACTATATATTCAAGTGGAAGGATCACAGCACTGAAAGAGCTTGAAGTTGTGGATACAAGTGTGAAGAAGTTGTACCCCCTCATACAGGATGGAGTAGTAGACCCTAATGAAGCTGAGCAGTTGCAGCTCCTAACTTCAAATCTGACTGAAAAGGCGGAGAAACTTTCAGGAGGACTAGATCTGCTCGCAAAGGAAGCAGATAGATTCTTCCATATCCTTTTGACCGGACGTGATTCTCTGCTCTGTAACCTTAGAATTGGTAGTACTGTCTCTAACACAGCAGAAgcgaacaacaacaacatagaaAGAAAAGAGGTGAGGTGA
- the LOC129876671 gene encoding mechanosensitive ion channel protein 1, mitochondrial-like, with protein sequence MAAIRFSTLKRTLNSSFKLANQIDVRPSYACINGNLHAREPTYSKYYAAPKCFNIRGTRFASGTSHVTSYLSGRSDNKSLRGSKSIVVTSPILNNRWYSSSVSSKGDTPKGSEVSTGASGSDMDIGGVSGSEWFGNIKESWKTAIDAVTSTGEKVKEASSEMTPYVEQVLDAHPYLRDVIVPVGGTLTGTLMAWVVLPRLLRRFHKYSMQGPAALLPGSSIWGQVSYEKSIWGAMEDPVRYLITFMAFSQIAVMVAPSTIASQYLLQTWRGAAILSFVWFLQRWKTNVISRALAVKSLEVGDRDRLLTLDRISSVGLFILGLMTLAEVCGVAVQSILTVGGIGGVATAFAARDILGNVLSGLSVQLSQPFSVGDTIKAGSVEGQVVEMGLTTTSLLTAEKFPVIVPNSLFSSQVIVNKSRAQWRAMVTTVPFQIEDFDIIVQISDDVKSMLKSNPNVFLEKEAPYCYLSKIEKTYAELTLGCNLRYASKDKLFSAQQDILLQAVRIVKQHGGTLADPWSQ encoded by the exons ATGGCTGCTATTAGATTTTCAACTTTGAAGAGAACCCTTAATTCCTCTTTTAAATTAGCAAATCAGATTGATGTCAGACCTTCATATGCTTGCATAAATGGTAATCTTCATGCTAGAGAACCCACCTATTCAAAATATTATGCTGCCCCAAAATGTTTTAATATAAGGGGTACACGCTTTGCTAGTGGGACCAGTCATGTTACCTCATATCTCAGTGGGAGATCTGATAATAAAAGTTTGAGGGGAAGTAAATCAATTGTTGTAACTAGCCCCATTTTGAATAATCGATGGTATTCGTCGTCTGTTAGTAGTAAAGGAGATACTCCTAAAGGTTCAGAAGTTTCAACTGGTGCAAGTGGGTCTGATATGGATATAGGTGGTGTAAGTGGAAGTGAATGGTTTGGAAATATTAAGGAATCTTGGAAAACTGCCATAGATGCTGTGACTTCTACTGGGGAAAAAGTGAAAGAGGCATCTTCGGAAATGACTCCTTATGTTGAACAAGTGCTTGATGCACACCCTTATCTGAGAGATGTAATTGTTCCTGTTGGTGGCACTTTAACTGGTACCTTAATGGCTTGGGTGGTGCTGCCAAGACTTTTGAGGAGATTTCACAAGTATTCAATGCAAGGACCAGCTGCCTTATTGCCTGGAAGCTCGATATGGGGGCAAGTTTCTTATGAGAAAAGTATTTGGGGTGCTATGGAGGACCCGGTTCGATATTTAATCACTTTCATGGCATTTTCACAGAT TGCTGTGATGGTGGCACCAAGCACTATTGCATCACAATACCTTCTCCAGACTTGGAGAGGTGCTGCTATTCTTTCATTTGTCTGGTTTCTACAACGATGGAAAACAAATGTGATCAGCAGAGCTTTGGCTGTCAAGAGTCTTGAAGTAGGCGACCGTGATCGGTTGTTGACTTTGGACAGAATCTCTTCCGTTGGCCTCTTCATCCTTGGGCTAATGACTTTAGCTGAAGTTTGTGGAGTAGCTGTACAATCTATTTTGACTGTTGGTGGAATTGGAG GGGTGGCTACTGCTTTTGCTGCTAGAGACATCCTTGGCAATGTTCTTAGTGGGCTCTCCGTACAGCTTTCACAACCTTTTTCAGTTGGTGACACGATAAAA GCTGGATCAGTGGAAGGTCAAGTGGTTGAAATGGGGCTCACTACTACATCATTGTTGACTGCAGAAAAATTCCCTGTCATTGTCCCAAATTCACTATTTTCCAGTCAG GTGATTGTGAATAAATCACGTGCTCAATGGCGTGCCATGGTCACTACAGTTCCTTTCCAAATTGAAGACTTTGATATAATTGTCCAGATATCAGATGATGTAAAGAGCATGCTCAAATCTAATCCAAATGTTTTCTTGGAAAAGGAGGCACCATACTGCTACTTGtctaaaattgaaaaaacataTGCAGAGCTAACTCTTGGCTGCAACTTAAGATATGCG AGCAAGGACAAATTGTTTTCAGCACAACAGGATATTCTTCTGCAAGCAGTTCGAATAGTCAAGCAGCATGGGGGCACACTGGCTGATCCTTGGAGTCAGTGA
- the LOC129876639 gene encoding protein BPS1, chloroplastic-like isoform X1, producing MSSPQGPHRPFLPFGNPFKFILPKGSYLSPKLLALLNAFEQSLTKRVKSLKPGDKEDILTLSWMTQAISTLCAIHTDVKTLITELELPVCDWDEKWIDVYLDNSVKLLDICIAFSSDISRLNQGHLYLQCGLHNLDGTSNQFMKARSSLDGWKQHIFSKNPRLENCFAILDSLTESLNLPKIKNSAKGKVLMRAMYGVRVVTVFILSMFAVTFSGSTKELKDLQVHETCLWTEAFVDVRDFISKEIRTIYSSGRITALKELEVVDTSVKKLYPLIQDGVVDPNEAEQLQLLTSNLTEKAEKLSGGLDLLAKEADRFFHILLTGRDSLLCNLRIGSTVSNTAEANNNNIERKEVR from the coding sequence atgagtAGTCCACAGGGACCACACCGCCCTTTTCTCCcatttggaaatcctttcaaatTTATATTACCCAAGGgctcatacttgtctcctaagCTTCTTGCTCTGTTAAATGCCTTTGAGCAGTCCTTAACAAAGAGGGTTAAGAGTCTCAAGCCGGGAGATAAGGAAGACATCCTCACGTTATCATGGATGACACAAGCAATAAGTACACTTTGTGCAATTCATACAGACGTGAAAACTCTCATTACTGAACTTGAACTTCCCGTATGTGATTGGGATGAGAAGTGGATAGATGTGTACTTGGACAACAGTGTGAAGTTGCTGGACATTTGCATTGCTTTCAGCTCTGATATCTCAAGGCTTAATCAAGGACACCTTTATCTTCAGTGTGGCTTGCATAACTTGGATGGAACCTCAAACCAGTTCATGAAGGCTCGTTCCTCATTGGACGGATGGAAGCAGCATATCTTTTCAAAGAACCCAAGACTAGAGAATTGTTTTGCCATCTTGGACAGCCTCACCGAGTCACTGAACCTACCTAAGATCAAAAATTCTGCAAAAGGTAAGGTTCTAATGCGGGCAATGTATGGAGTGAGGGTAGTAACTGTGTTCATATTAAGCATGTTTGCTGTCACATTTTCCGGTTCTACAAAGGAGTTGAAAGACCTGCAGGTTCATGAGACTTGCTTGTGGACAGAAGCATTTGTTGATGTTCGTGATTTTATTAGTAAGGAGATCAGGACTATATATTCAAGTGGAAGGATCACAGCACTGAAAGAGCTTGAAGTTGTGGATACAAGTGTGAAGAAGTTGTACCCCCTCATACAGGATGGAGTAGTAGACCCTAATGAAGCTGAGCAGTTGCAGCTCCTAACTTCAAATCTGACTGAAAAGGCGGAGAAACTTTCAGGAGGACTAGATCTGCTCGCAAAGGAAGCAGATAGATTCTTCCATATCCTTTTGACCGGACGTGATTCTCTGCTCTGTAACCTTAGAATTGGTAGTACTGTCTCTAACACAGCAGAAgcgaacaacaacaacatagaaAGAAAAGAGGTGAGGTGA